In Candidatus Bathyarchaeota archaeon, the following are encoded in one genomic region:
- a CDS encoding nucleotide sugar dehydrogenase, which produces MSSIMNINKEDVDSFEKCGNYTVSVIECSKIGVPYACLFADAGFRVIGVNTNPHALELLKKGQTLFLKEAYRALERYMKEAIFTASSNARKAASESDIIVIAVQTAVDRKKKPDYSLLEKMCREVGMGLQKDSLVLFVCSTGPGIVEGSMREVLEKTSGLKAGIDFGLACSPIQGNSLEPLSRVSNFSRVVGAIDESSLRIANLVLGRITKSNIIEVSSMKTAEAVNLFQNASNEASQALANELAFLCERLRIDFLEILKVANKSDTFHLPFPGVLNSSARSDFFLLYEEAENINLNLRLTHLARKINEEIADYTFRLAKDALKVCGKTVRRAKISVLGISQHPNVKEPPRTLTRNIINLLKKKVRIVQIYDPFFSKKELTELGFEAEKLFKVVEKTDCIIILVGHSKFERLNLKKIKFLAKKSPAIVDISHVIDPLKAEKYGFVYRGLGRGVWTK; this is translated from the coding sequence ATGTCCAGCATAATGAACATTAACAAAGAAGATGTTGACAGTTTCGAAAAATGCGGAAACTACACAGTCAGCGTCATCGAATGCAGCAAAATAGGCGTGCCTTATGCTTGTCTTTTTGCAGACGCAGGGTTCAGAGTAATAGGCGTAAACACAAATCCGCATGCCCTTGAATTGCTAAAGAAGGGGCAAACTCTATTTTTAAAGGAAGCCTATCGCGCATTAGAAAGATACATGAAAGAAGCGATTTTCACTGCATCTTCTAATGCTAGAAAGGCCGCATCTGAAAGTGACATCATTGTTATCGCCGTTCAAACGGCAGTTGACCGAAAGAAAAAGCCAGACTATTCGCTATTAGAAAAAATGTGCAGAGAGGTAGGAATGGGGCTGCAGAAAGATTCTTTGGTTCTGTTTGTCTGCTCCACAGGACCTGGAATAGTTGAAGGTTCTATGCGAGAGGTTTTAGAAAAAACATCTGGATTAAAGGCTGGCATAGATTTTGGTTTGGCTTGTAGTCCCATTCAAGGGAATTCGCTGGAACCATTAAGCAGAGTTTCTAACTTCTCGAGAGTCGTAGGCGCTATTGATGAATCAAGCCTTAGAATAGCAAATCTTGTCTTAGGTAGAATAACCAAGTCGAATATTATAGAAGTCAGCAGCATGAAAACCGCCGAGGCAGTAAATCTTTTCCAAAACGCAAGTAACGAGGCCAGTCAAGCTTTAGCGAATGAGCTTGCATTCTTGTGCGAAAGGCTTAGAATAGACTTTCTTGAAATCTTGAAAGTTGCCAACAAAAGTGACACATTCCATCTGCCCTTTCCTGGCGTCTTGAATAGTTCGGCGCGGAGTGACTTTTTCTTGCTCTATGAAGAAGCCGAAAACATTAACTTGAACCTCCGCCTGACGCATTTAGCTAGAAAGATAAATGAAGAAATTGCTGATTACACGTTCCGCTTGGCAAAAGACGCTTTGAAAGTTTGCGGCAAAACGGTTAGAAGAGCAAAAATTTCAGTTCTAGGGATTTCCCAACATCCAAACGTCAAAGAACCACCTAGAACACTGACAAGGAACATTATTAATCTCCTCAAAAAGAAGGTGAGGATAGTGCAGATTTATGACCCGTTCTTTTCAAAAAAAGAGCTGACGGAGCTTGGCTTTGAAGCCGAAAAATTATTCAAAGTTGTTGAAAAAACGGATTGCATAATCATTCTAGTAGGGCATTCCAAATTTGAGCGGTTGAACCTTAAAAAAATCAAGTTCTTGGCCAAAAAATCGCCAGCAATAGTGGACATCAGTCATGTAATAGATCCATTAAAAGCAGAGAAATATGGATTTGTGTATCGTGGCTTAGGAAGGGGAGTTTGGACAAAATGA
- the glmM gene encoding phosphoglucosamine mutase has translation MEKSRRLFGTNGIRAVVNEELTPEFAIRIAEAIGTFFKRGRILLGYDSRVSNIMLANAVTSGLVSTGCNVYDAGMAPTPSIQYAVKNHQMDGGVMITASHNPPQYNGIKVMAKDGVEIPRQQEVEIENIFFENKANRVDWCRVGHVYVLLRVLDEYKEAVKKHVDVVAIRKKNYHVVVDAANGVGGLVTPYLLRELSCRVTTINADIDGTFPSRMSEPTPEILQDLATTVKTVGADFGVAFDGDADRSIFVDEKGEIQWGDRTFALIEKHFLQANSGEMIVTPVSSSQVVKDIAEKYGGKLVWTKVGSTIVSYTMKKLKAKLGGEENGGVFYGPHQPVRDGAMTTALILDIMAKTERKLSRLLGELPHYYLEKGKIKCPNEKKTLALKKLVADVKYLNPETIDGVKLWLPKKSSILIRPSGTEPIYRFYAEAETKERAYILVKEYKRKLQQIISP, from the coding sequence ATGGAAAAGTCAAGACGATTGTTTGGAACAAACGGGATCCGCGCAGTAGTTAACGAGGAATTAACGCCAGAGTTTGCAATAAGAATTGCAGAAGCCATCGGTACCTTCTTCAAACGAGGCAGAATTCTCCTAGGATATGACAGCAGAGTCAGTAATATTATGCTAGCAAACGCGGTCACAAGTGGACTGGTTTCAACAGGCTGCAACGTCTATGACGCTGGAATGGCACCTACACCCAGCATCCAATACGCAGTTAAAAATCACCAAATGGACGGCGGCGTCATGATTACAGCCTCCCACAACCCACCTCAATATAATGGAATAAAAGTGATGGCAAAAGACGGCGTAGAAATTCCAAGGCAACAAGAGGTTGAAATCGAAAACATATTCTTTGAAAACAAGGCGAACCGCGTTGACTGGTGTAGAGTTGGACATGTGTACGTTTTGCTCAGAGTCTTGGATGAATACAAAGAAGCTGTGAAAAAGCATGTTGATGTTGTTGCGATTAGGAAAAAAAATTACCACGTTGTGGTGGACGCTGCCAACGGCGTAGGCGGCTTGGTAACACCGTACTTGCTTAGAGAGCTAAGCTGCCGAGTCACCACTATAAACGCAGACATCGATGGAACATTCCCAAGTAGAATGTCAGAACCTACACCAGAAATTTTACAAGACTTGGCAACAACGGTGAAGACTGTTGGGGCAGATTTCGGCGTTGCTTTCGATGGTGATGCAGACCGCTCTATCTTCGTAGACGAAAAAGGAGAAATACAATGGGGAGATCGCACCTTCGCCCTGATAGAAAAACATTTTCTACAAGCAAACAGCGGAGAAATGATTGTCACGCCTGTAAGCTCTTCACAAGTAGTCAAAGACATCGCAGAAAAATATGGCGGCAAGTTAGTCTGGACAAAGGTTGGAAGCACCATCGTCTCATACACTATGAAGAAACTGAAGGCAAAATTGGGAGGAGAAGAAAATGGAGGCGTATTTTACGGTCCCCATCAGCCAGTACGAGACGGTGCAATGACAACAGCTTTAATCTTGGACATAATGGCGAAAACTGAGAGAAAGCTGTCTCGATTGCTGGGCGAATTGCCTCATTATTACCTCGAAAAAGGCAAAATAAAATGCCCAAACGAAAAGAAAACTTTGGCTCTTAAAAAATTGGTTGCAGATGTCAAGTACTTAAATCCTGAAACCATCGATGGCGTAAAATTATGGTTACCAAAAAAAAGCTCCATCCTCATAAGACCAAGCGGAACCGAACCCATATACCGATTTTACGCCGAAGCAGAGACAAAAGAAAGAGCGTACATATTGGTTAAAGAATATAAGCGAAAACTGCAACAAATCATAAGCCCTTAA
- a CDS encoding NDP-sugar synthase, producing the protein MKALILAGGFGTRLRPLSCTRPKLLFPIANKPLLDLTLKRLAENGVKEAILAVNFMADALEHICGKSKHGIRLHYSRDMPLKPKTACSSQRALGTGGPVKQAEKLLGRKKPFLVLNGDILTDVNYSEIMEQHKSNDCIAAIALRRIKDPSRYGVVKLTRKNRITRFVEKPSKKAPSNLANAGIYVFDPCIFDYIPAGRRCSIEREIFPKLAEEGELFGHEIKGLWVDVGKPIDYIKANRLWLEAGMETSNNLGEARIGKKGEIKEAVAIGESVTVGEKSIIGPNVSLGKNVFVGKEVRMKDCIVFPNTTISDFTTVEGAIIGEFVTIGKKVKIGRGCLIGDNTVIRDSITLTHGVKICPSKEISENILTPRCVM; encoded by the coding sequence TTGAAAGCTTTAATCTTGGCGGGAGGATTCGGAACAAGACTACGCCCCCTAAGTTGCACAAGACCGAAACTTCTCTTTCCAATAGCCAACAAGCCACTTCTCGATTTGACGCTTAAAAGACTAGCAGAAAACGGCGTAAAGGAAGCAATACTTGCCGTCAACTTCATGGCAGACGCCCTTGAGCACATCTGCGGTAAGTCAAAACATGGAATAAGACTTCATTACTCCAGAGACATGCCACTAAAACCTAAAACCGCATGTTCTTCGCAAAGGGCTTTAGGAACCGGAGGCCCTGTAAAACAGGCTGAAAAGCTTCTGGGAAGAAAAAAGCCTTTCTTAGTGCTAAATGGCGATATCCTGACCGACGTTAATTACTCAGAAATTATGGAACAACACAAAAGCAACGACTGTATAGCAGCCATAGCACTCCGCAGAATCAAAGATCCGAGCCGCTATGGGGTGGTGAAACTAACAAGGAAAAATCGCATTACGAGATTTGTAGAAAAGCCATCTAAAAAGGCGCCAAGCAACTTGGCAAACGCTGGCATTTACGTCTTTGACCCATGCATATTTGACTACATCCCAGCGGGCAGACGATGCTCCATAGAACGGGAGATATTTCCAAAGCTTGCAGAAGAAGGAGAGCTTTTCGGTCACGAAATTAAAGGCTTATGGGTCGATGTTGGAAAGCCAATAGACTACATCAAAGCAAACAGGCTTTGGCTTGAAGCAGGAATGGAAACAAGCAATAATTTGGGGGAAGCGAGAATCGGTAAGAAAGGTGAAATCAAGGAAGCAGTGGCTATTGGAGAAAGTGTGACTGTGGGAGAAAAATCGATTATAGGTCCAAACGTGTCTCTTGGAAAAAACGTTTTTGTAGGGAAAGAAGTTCGCATGAAAGACTGCATCGTTTTCCCAAACACTACAATTTCAGATTTTACGACCGTTGAAGGAGCAATAATAGGCGAGTTTGTCACTATCGGAAAAAAGGTGAAAATCGGAAGAGGATGCTTAATAGGCGACAACACAGTGATTCGAGATAGCATCACTCTCACCCACGGTGTCAAAATATGCCCCTCGAAAGAAATTTCCGAAAATATACTCACACCTAGATGCGTTATGTAA
- the guaA gene encoding glutamine-hydrolyzing GMP synthase — protein MDMKIDTVLVLDFGGQYCHLIARRIRENNVYSKIVSHDISPTEIESWQKKVNVKGLILSGGPQSVFEPNAPKVNHGILNLSLPVLGLCYGHQLIVHIMGGLVKPAEKREFGIACATIDKPVGVLKGLNSKEKVWMSHSDIVYSLTNEYEALAHTENCPVAAFRHKKGIVYGLQWHPEVVHTENGDKMLKNFLFEVCQCEPNWTMEDFVEKAIDDTKELLGADRVIVALSGGIDSSTVTALAAKAIGKNLTAVFVDHGFMRKSEPEFVENTFRKFDINFIAVDARQRFLQKLRGVTDPEQKRKVIGEEFVRVFEEEARKVGAEYLVQGTIYPDRIESGFGKFSDKIKTHHNVAGLPAKMEFKAVVEPLRDLYKDEVRKVAERLGLPNRIVKRQPFPGPGLAVRIIGEVTEDKLDIVKKADRIVTDEIEGTGFKDELWQYFAVLTDTKSTGVKGDSRAYGYMVAVRIVESREAMTASFAEIPYEVLEKISSRITNEIPDVTRVVYDITHKPPATIEWE, from the coding sequence ATCGACATGAAAATAGACACAGTTCTAGTCTTAGATTTTGGCGGACAATACTGCCACCTAATAGCAAGGCGAATAAGAGAAAACAATGTCTACTCAAAAATAGTTTCCCACGATATCTCACCAACTGAAATAGAAAGTTGGCAAAAGAAGGTTAACGTTAAAGGTCTTATTTTATCGGGAGGCCCGCAAAGCGTTTTTGAACCGAACGCCCCAAAAGTTAACCATGGCATCCTCAATTTGAGCCTCCCTGTCTTGGGGTTATGTTATGGGCATCAATTAATAGTTCACATCATGGGAGGACTGGTCAAGCCCGCAGAGAAAAGAGAATTCGGCATCGCCTGCGCGACAATAGATAAGCCCGTTGGTGTATTAAAAGGGTTAAATAGCAAAGAGAAAGTATGGATGAGCCACAGTGACATCGTCTATAGTCTCACAAATGAATATGAAGCATTAGCTCACACCGAAAACTGTCCGGTCGCTGCCTTCCGCCACAAAAAAGGTATTGTTTACGGGTTGCAGTGGCACCCAGAGGTAGTTCACACAGAAAATGGAGACAAAATGCTGAAAAACTTTCTTTTTGAAGTGTGTCAATGCGAGCCAAACTGGACCATGGAAGATTTCGTGGAAAAAGCAATAGACGATACAAAAGAATTGTTAGGTGCTGATAGAGTAATAGTAGCGTTGAGTGGTGGCATAGATTCTAGCACAGTGACAGCCCTAGCCGCAAAGGCAATAGGAAAAAACCTCACAGCTGTATTTGTAGATCACGGTTTCATGCGGAAAAGCGAGCCAGAATTTGTCGAGAACACATTCCGAAAATTTGACATTAACTTCATAGCCGTCGATGCTAGACAAAGATTTTTACAGAAACTTCGAGGTGTAACCGACCCGGAGCAGAAACGAAAGGTTATCGGTGAAGAGTTTGTTCGCGTTTTCGAAGAAGAGGCAAGAAAAGTTGGCGCAGAATATCTTGTACAAGGAACAATTTACCCAGACAGAATCGAATCAGGATTTGGGAAGTTTTCGGACAAGATAAAGACGCATCACAATGTTGCTGGGTTGCCCGCGAAAATGGAGTTCAAAGCTGTTGTTGAGCCATTAAGAGACCTGTATAAAGATGAGGTTCGGAAAGTTGCCGAAAGGTTAGGGTTACCCAATAGAATTGTCAAGAGACAGCCTTTTCCAGGACCCGGTCTAGCTGTGAGAATAATAGGCGAGGTTACAGAGGACAAGTTGGATATTGTGAAAAAGGCAGACAGGATTGTCACTGATGAGATTGAAGGTACTGGTTTTAAGGATGAATTGTGGCAGTATTTTGCGGTGTTGACAGATACCAAAAGCACGGGGGTTAAGGGAGATTCTAGAGCGTATGGCTACATGGTTGCAGTGCGGATTGTTGAAAGCAGAGAAGCTATGACTGCTAGTTTTGCAGAGATTCCCTACGAAGTTCTTGAAAAGATTTCTTCGAGAATAACTAATGAGATACCTGATGTGACCCGAGTGGTCTACGATATTACTCACAAGCCACCTGCAACGATAGAATGGGAATAA
- the wtpA gene encoding tungstate ABC transporter substrate-binding protein WtpA: MIKLSRSGLTRIQTSVLISILAITTVGGLLYYSDRSQKIGLKVFCAGSLALPFEDIRVEFEANHTNVEVQLEPSGSIICVQKITELDEECDVLASADYTLIPNMMMTSDSNHTSWYIIFAVNRMTIVYTDQSRYADEINSTNWYNILRRNDVKWGFSNPNMDPCGYRSLMVIQLAELEYDDDLIFEDLIEANSDITVSEADGIYTIDTNMSDLNPNTAKLMIREKSIDLISFVQEGGLDYAFEYSSVARQHGLKFLVLPESIDLSSDYHKGIYKTVRVRKTTKTSTGKPIVYGLTIPNSSPHPTLAAEFVKYILNEFGQSVLHNNAQPPVVPAVTNDIDKVPESLRPYIVGQ; the protein is encoded by the coding sequence ATGATTAAACTTTCTAGAAGTGGACTAACTAGAATACAAACAAGTGTACTCATTTCCATTCTTGCCATTACGACAGTAGGAGGGCTTCTCTACTACTCTGACAGATCACAGAAGATTGGATTGAAAGTTTTTTGTGCAGGTAGTTTGGCGCTTCCTTTTGAAGATATTAGAGTTGAATTCGAGGCAAACCATACGAACGTTGAAGTGCAATTAGAACCTAGTGGCAGTATCATCTGTGTGCAAAAGATCACAGAACTTGATGAAGAGTGTGATGTGCTTGCATCTGCAGATTACACTCTGATACCAAATATGATGATGACTTCGGACTCAAACCACACAAGTTGGTACATAATATTCGCTGTTAATAGGATGACTATAGTGTATACTGACCAAAGTAGATATGCTGACGAGATAAACTCAACTAACTGGTACAACATTCTTCGAAGAAACGATGTGAAATGGGGGTTTTCCAACCCCAATATGGACCCGTGTGGGTATAGATCGCTCATGGTCATACAGCTTGCAGAACTCGAATATGACGATGATCTGATTTTTGAGGATCTAATCGAGGCTAACTCGGATATTACAGTATCTGAAGCCGACGGGATATATACTATAGACACTAATATGTCAGATTTGAATCCCAACACCGCGAAGTTGATGATTAGAGAGAAGTCCATTGACCTGATTTCTTTTGTGCAGGAGGGCGGATTGGACTACGCTTTTGAGTACTCGAGTGTCGCGAGGCAGCATGGACTCAAATTTCTGGTATTGCCTGAATCCATTGATTTGAGCTCTGATTATCATAAGGGCATCTACAAGACCGTGAGGGTTCGGAAAACCACAAAAACTAGTACTGGAAAGCCAATTGTTTATGGGTTAACAATACCTAATAGTTCCCCCCATCCAACGCTTGCTGCAGAATTCGTCAAATATATCCTCAATGAATTCGGTCAAAGTGTCCTACACAATAACGCGCAACCACCTGTTGTGCCAGCGGTAACAAATGACATAGACAAAGTTCCTGAAAGCCTTAGACCATACATAGTGGGGCAATGA
- a CDS encoding ABC transporter permease, whose protein sequence is MSIKVFKRQPLSLIFLLIGSLIILFIILTLFNMIFQQIVLEPGSLLEAASDPAVIKSILLTLYASFLATLVAVALGTPLAYVLARHDFFGKSVVESIIDVPVIIPHSVAGIALYALFMRRSAMGGAFSNLGIIFEDSLWGIVVAMLFVNTPFYVNAAKEGFQSINPHLERVARTLGASQQKAFYWITLPLAIRHLFSGAVMAWARGISEFGAVIIIAFYPMVAPILIYYEFTTGGLAKSQPIAVLLILVCFAIFIVLRTSAKYWERRK, encoded by the coding sequence ATGTCCATTAAAGTCTTCAAACGTCAACCTCTTTCTCTGATTTTTTTGCTTATAGGCTCTCTTATCATACTCTTCATAATTCTCACACTCTTCAACATGATTTTCCAGCAAATCGTACTCGAGCCAGGGAGTCTTCTTGAAGCAGCTAGTGACCCTGCAGTGATAAAATCGATTCTATTGACTTTATACGCTTCTTTTCTCGCAACCTTGGTCGCAGTAGCTCTTGGAACACCTCTGGCATATGTTCTTGCAAGGCATGATTTTTTTGGAAAAAGCGTGGTGGAATCCATCATTGATGTGCCAGTGATAATACCGCACAGCGTTGCAGGGATAGCTCTATATGCCCTGTTTATGCGTAGAAGCGCCATGGGAGGCGCCTTTTCGAATCTTGGTATCATCTTCGAAGATTCTCTGTGGGGTATTGTAGTCGCGATGCTTTTCGTGAACACTCCATTCTATGTAAATGCTGCGAAAGAGGGTTTTCAGAGCATCAATCCACATCTTGAACGCGTGGCCAGAACCTTAGGTGCCAGCCAGCAGAAAGCCTTCTACTGGATAACGTTGCCCTTGGCTATCCGCCACCTTTTTTCTGGAGCCGTAATGGCATGGGCTAGAGGTATAAGTGAGTTTGGCGCAGTAATAATTATAGCATTTTATCCCATGGTTGCTCCGATTTTAATATATTACGAATTTACCACTGGTGGCCTAGCTAAGTCTCAGCCCATAGCAGTCCTCCTAATACTTGTTTGCTTTGCAATTTTCATTGTTCTGCGCACATCTGCGAAGTACTGGGAGAGACGAAAATGA
- a CDS encoding ABC transporter ATP-binding protein: MITFEKVSHEWGDFSLKNVTFNINRGEYFVILGPTAAGKTLILETIAGFYIPREGNIFLDGRDTASIPPEKRNIGFVYQDYSLFPHMSVEENIAFGLKMRKLPKRDVESKVQSIMDSMHISYIKGRVPSTLSGGERQRVALARALVINPDILLLDEPLSALDSRTQESLREELRRIHKVQGTTTIHVTHNQDEALALADRIGVIMNGEIVQVDTPYKIFNEPVSEEMAVFVGVENIVRGRVVSSEEGVALVQVGSNHISALSNIGAGEVNVFIRPENVVLSRDKLESSARNSVIGKITDIIQFGAILRIYMDNGLSALVTKQAIEELELNVGEKVYASFKATGVHLIKR; this comes from the coding sequence ATGATCACCTTTGAAAAAGTCAGTCACGAATGGGGCGATTTTTCCCTCAAAAACGTGACTTTTAACATAAACAGGGGGGAATACTTCGTTATCCTCGGGCCTACAGCTGCTGGTAAAACCTTAATCCTTGAAACTATTGCTGGATTCTACATTCCACGTGAGGGGAACATCTTCCTAGATGGAAGGGACACTGCAAGCATCCCACCAGAGAAGCGCAACATCGGCTTTGTCTATCAAGACTATTCCTTATTTCCTCATATGTCGGTAGAAGAAAACATTGCTTTCGGTCTGAAAATGCGGAAGCTTCCTAAGAGAGATGTTGAATCTAAAGTCCAGAGTATAATGGATTCCATGCACATTTCTTACATTAAAGGTAGGGTTCCTTCAACTCTTTCTGGTGGGGAACGACAGCGGGTGGCTTTAGCCCGTGCCCTCGTGATAAACCCTGATATTCTTCTCCTTGATGAGCCATTAAGCGCTTTGGATTCAAGAACTCAGGAATCACTGAGGGAAGAATTAAGGAGAATCCATAAAGTACAAGGTACAACGACGATTCACGTCACTCATAATCAAGATGAAGCTTTGGCGTTGGCCGACAGAATAGGCGTAATAATGAATGGTGAAATAGTCCAAGTTGATACGCCTTACAAGATTTTCAACGAGCCTGTGAGTGAGGAGATGGCGGTTTTTGTTGGGGTGGAAAACATTGTTAGAGGAAGGGTAGTGTCGAGTGAAGAAGGTGTGGCTCTAGTGCAAGTCGGGAGCAATCACATAAGTGCGCTTTCTAATATTGGAGCCGGGGAAGTAAACGTTTTCATTAGACCCGAAAATGTAGTCTTATCTAGAGATAAGTTAGAGAGTAGCGCACGAAATAGTGTTATTGGGAAGATTACTGACATAATTCAGTTTGGGGCGATACTTAGAATATATATGGATAATGGTCTTTCGGCTTTAGTGACGAAGCAAGCAATAGAAGAGCTTGAATTGAATGTTGGGGAAAAAGTTTATGCTTCATTCAAGGCTACAGGTGTGCATCTGATTAAACGATGA
- a CDS encoding reductive dehalogenase → MTLRDINVPNQKSKVPKISVKVVKEPPYIVDRSKLRRFTQKNIIFERVKWDSSWKGYKKNYNEKVLDIITQGKSGYSQVDFALAYASWIVHDAFKDGFSWTRIRTHKTPVDTIGIDWAKTKREINDLHKMNIYIKRAAKLFGASLVGICNLNRNWVYADVDIPKKFENVIVMAVEMDADGIATSPAVSAAAATGVGYSKMSFIAACMGEFIRNLGYKAIQCGNDTALSVPLAIDAGLGELGRNGLLITPQYGPRVRLCKVITDFPLEADKSIEFGVKEFCKKCKLCAKYCETGAISMDDEPSFETACQSNNPGALKWYVNVEQCYLFWYKNGTDCSTCIKVCPYNVASAGKVNVSPEEFWQLKEY, encoded by the coding sequence ATGACTTTGCGCGACATAAACGTTCCGAACCAGAAGAGTAAGGTCCCGAAAATCTCGGTAAAGGTAGTCAAAGAGCCACCCTACATTGTTGACCGCTCTAAACTTCGGCGTTTCACCCAGAAAAACATCATTTTTGAAAGAGTCAAATGGGACTCGTCGTGGAAAGGCTACAAGAAAAACTACAATGAAAAAGTTCTTGACATAATTACTCAAGGAAAATCGGGATATTCGCAAGTAGACTTTGCCTTGGCCTATGCCTCTTGGATAGTACATGACGCTTTCAAAGATGGATTCTCATGGACCAGGATTAGAACACACAAAACACCTGTAGATACTATTGGAATTGACTGGGCAAAAACTAAACGCGAGATCAATGACCTACATAAGATGAACATCTACATCAAGCGGGCAGCAAAGCTTTTCGGCGCTTCGCTCGTTGGAATCTGCAATCTCAACAGAAATTGGGTTTACGCTGACGTTGACATCCCTAAGAAATTCGAAAACGTTATCGTTATGGCAGTTGAAATGGACGCAGATGGGATTGCAACCTCTCCAGCTGTTTCCGCGGCGGCTGCCACAGGGGTGGGATATTCGAAAATGTCTTTCATAGCTGCATGCATGGGCGAGTTCATCCGAAATCTCGGATACAAAGCAATTCAATGTGGAAACGATACTGCTTTAAGCGTTCCACTTGCAATTGACGCTGGACTTGGAGAACTGGGTCGTAATGGATTATTGATAACGCCTCAATATGGCCCAAGGGTTAGGCTCTGCAAGGTTATAACAGATTTTCCGCTGGAAGCGGATAAATCTATAGAGTTTGGAGTAAAAGAGTTCTGCAAAAAATGTAAGTTATGCGCTAAGTATTGCGAGACAGGTGCGATTTCAATGGATGATGAACCAAGCTTCGAAACAGCATGCCAATCTAATAATCCTGGAGCGTTGAAATGGTACGTCAACGTTGAACAGTGTTATCTTTTCTGGTACAAAAATGGCACAGACTGCTCAACATGCATAAAAGTTTGCCCATACAATGTCGCATCAGCAGGAAAAGTCAACGTCTCTCCAGAAGAATTTTGGCAATTAAAAGAATATTAA
- a CDS encoding mechanosensitive ion channel family protein, producing the protein MFEDFLTMENLLLIAKGLIILVAMLVADKLIRRAIARYSQRLRLPPHVENIFKLIARIIIAAAGMVAFLSFFGLPTDWFVGVSALTGAAIGFASTQTVGNFLAGLYIMISRPFMIRDYVKIGDVEGEVREITINYTKVYTPTYNIMEIPNRKVLDSTILNYSTGRNVIDYSFEVGFPHSENVTNKELIEECILPVLESFYNKYKDILPKKPELSMLKLNRLEKSFLIRIFFPQGKINDFYNIQPELMQNIANSWDVYKARKQQ; encoded by the coding sequence ATGTTTGAAGATTTTTTAACGATGGAGAATCTTCTGCTTATTGCAAAAGGTTTGATTATCTTAGTTGCAATGCTTGTTGCCGACAAGTTGATACGTAGGGCAATCGCCAGATACTCACAGCGTTTAAGGTTACCGCCTCATGTTGAAAACATTTTCAAGTTAATCGCTAGAATTATTATTGCTGCAGCTGGCATGGTTGCCTTTTTATCTTTTTTCGGCTTGCCTACTGACTGGTTTGTTGGAGTTTCCGCTTTGACTGGAGCAGCTATTGGGTTTGCCTCCACACAGACTGTGGGAAACTTTTTGGCTGGCCTTTACATCATGATATCGAGGCCATTTATGATTCGGGATTACGTGAAAATAGGAGATGTTGAAGGGGAGGTGCGAGAGATAACCATCAACTACACGAAAGTATACACACCTACATATAACATCATGGAGATACCAAATAGGAAAGTCTTGGACAGCACCATCCTTAATTATTCTACCGGAAGAAACGTAATCGACTACTCCTTCGAAGTAGGCTTTCCCCATTCAGAAAATGTAACGAATAAAGAGCTAATTGAGGAATGCATTCTCCCTGTCCTTGAAAGTTTTTACAACAAATACAAGGACATCCTTCCAAAGAAGCCAGAACTGAGCATGTTGAAACTAAACAGACTTGAAAAGAGCTTTCTAATCAGAATATTCTTTCCACAAGGAAAAATAAACGACTTCTACAACATCCAGCCAGAGCTTATGCAAAACATAGCGAATAGTTGGGATGTATACAAAGCGAGGAAGCAGCAATAA